One segment of Theobroma cacao cultivar B97-61/B2 chromosome 9, Criollo_cocoa_genome_V2, whole genome shotgun sequence DNA contains the following:
- the LOC18590110 gene encoding NADH dehydrogenase [ubiquinone] 1 alpha subcomplex subunit 2, giving the protein MAWRGQLSRNLKELRILFCQKSDSSASARSFVEKNYKDLKTLNPKFPILVRECSGIEPQMWARYDMGVERGIRLEGLTEPQILKALEDLVKAGASLKA; this is encoded by the exons atggcGTGGAGAGGCCAATTATCTCGAAACCTCAAAGAACTACGAATTCTGTTTTGCCAAAAATCCGATTCGAGTGCCTCCGCTAG GTCATTCGTGGAGAAAAATTACAAGGATCTCAAGACGTTAAACCCCAAATTCCCAATCCTTGTCCGTGAATGCAGTGGGATTGAGCCCCAGATGTGGGCTAGATATG ATATGGGCGTGGAGAGGGGCATTCGCTTGGAAGGTTTGACCGAGCCTCAGATTTTGAAGGCACTAGAAGACCTTGTGAAAGCAGGGGCATCCCTCAAAGCCTAA
- the LOC18590109 gene encoding NEDD8-specific protease 1, producing the protein MGKSAADEKILSYNDVVLRQSDLEILSGPYYLNDRIIEFYFSLLSSSHPSQDILLLSPSIAFWIANCPDVGGLKDFLEPLKLPDKKLVIFPVNNNDDVSVAEGGSHWSLLAYCRSANVFVHHDSNGQMNKRHAMRLFKSVVGFVGDSSSACNAKYLECIGTPQQVNGYDCGLYVTVTARTIHCWHESSENKDATDLWLSAVKEQVTPSVVSEMRKEILGLIKDLMAKK; encoded by the coding sequence ATGGGAAAATCTGCTGCAGATGAAAAGATTCTCAGTTACAATGATGTTGTGCTCAGGCAATCAGACTTGGAAATCCTCAGTGGTCCATATTATTTGAATGATAGAATCATTGAGTTTTATTTCAGTCTCCTATCTTCAAGTCATCCTTCACAGGACATCCTATTGCTTTCACCATCAATTGCTTTCTGGATAGCTAACTGTCCTGATGTTGGTGGTCTCAAAGATTTTTTGGAACCCCTTAAACTGCCAGATAAGAAATTGGTGATATTTCCTGTCAATAATAATGATGATGTGAGCGTAGCTGAAGGTGGAAGTCACTGGAGCTTACTTGCATACTGCAGAAGTGCTAATGTCTTTGTTCATCATGATAGCAATGGGCAGATGAATAAGAGGCATGCCATGAGGCTGTTTAAATCTGTTGTTGGTTTTGTCGGGGACTCCAGTTCAGCATGTAATGCCAAGTATCTGGAATGCATTGGCACGCCACAGCAAGTTAATGGTTATGATTGTGGCTTATACGTTACAGTGACTGCAAGAACAATACACTGCTGGCATGAAAGCAGTGAAAACAAAGATGCTACTGATTTGTGGTTGTCTGCTGTAAAGGAGCAGGTAACTCCATCAGTGGTCAGTGAGATGAGAAAGGAGATACTGGGGCTGATTAAGGATCTAATGGCGAAGAAATAA